In the Plantibacter sp. Leaf314 genome, GTCAGGCCGGGAAGCTCATCGACACGCGCCTCGAGCAGCTCGGTGCGGAGCGTGTCCTCGCCCGCGTGGACTGCGACGTCGACTACGAGGAGCCCGCCGCGGCGTGGACGACCCAGGCCCTGTCGCTCTTCGGCGCCCTCGCGCCGGCGACCGCCGACGGCGCGGCGACCCCGGCCGTCCCGGCCGCCGCCCCCGCGAAGAAACCGGGCCGCACCCGGTCGCCCTGGACCCGGAAGACGCCTTTCGGGGCGACGCTCGCGGTCAACCGGGTCCTCTCCGGCGCGGCCTCCTCGAAGGAGATCCGACACTACGAGTTCGACCTCGCCGACAGTGGTATCGAATACGCCGCCGGTGACGCCCTCGGCGTCATGCCGAGCAACGACCCGGCCCTCGTCGACGCGATCATCGCCGAACTCGATGCGGATCCCGACGACGCCGTGGACGGCTCGACGCTCGCGGAACGACTCACCAACGGATTCGAGATCCGCACCCCGTCGAAGGACCTCGTCGCGGAGCTCGCCGAGCGCTCGCCGGGCTCCGAGCTCGCCGGGATCCTGGCGCTCGCCCAGGCCGAGACGCTCGACTCGTGGTTGCGCGACCGGGACATCCTCGACCTCCTGCGGTCGACCTCCGTCCGGTTCGACGCCGCCACCCTCGTCGACGTCCTGCGCCCGCTGCAGCACCGTGCGTACTCGATCTCGTCCAGCCCGCTCGCGGCCGACGGACGGGTGCACCTCACGGTCGCGAGCGTCCGCTACGCGGTGGGCGACCGCATGCACGGCGGTGTGGCCTCGACGCACCTCGCCGACCGCGTCGCCGAGGGCGGGACGAGTGGCATCTTCGTCTCGGCGAACGCGGCGTTCCGCGTCCCGTCCGACGACGACGCCCCGCTCATCATGGTCGGTCCCGGCACGGGCATCGCCCCGTTCCGGTCCTTCTTGCAGGAGCGTCGTGAACGCGGCGCGACCGGTCGGAACTGGTTGTTCTTCGGCGACCAGCACCGGGCGCACGACTTCATCTACGAGGACGAGCTCGGTGAGCTGCTGACCGGAGGGGTCCTCGACCGCCTCGACCTCGCCTTCTCCCGCGATCAGCGCGAGAAGGTGTACGTCCAGACGCGCATGCGTGAGAACGGCAAGGAGCTGTACGCCTGGCTCGAGGAGGGCGGCCACTTCGCGGTCTGCGGAGACGCCTCACGGATGGCGAAGGACGTCGACCAGGCGCTGCACGACCTCATCGCCGAGCACGGCGGCCGGTCCATGGAGGCCGCCGCGGAGTACGTGCACACGCTGAAGCGCGAGAAGCGGTACATCCGCGACGTCTACTAGGAGCCGCGCTCCGGTCCCTGGGCTCGTCAGAGGGCGCCGATCAGGCGTTCTCGGCGCCGAGCAGGGCGGCCGCGGCGCGTGCCTCGTACACGACGTCGTCGAGTTCGTCGCCTGCGACGTTCACGTGGCCGACCTTCCGGCCGGGCCGCGGATCCTTGCCGTAGGTGTGGACCTTCGCGACCGGGTGCGCGCCGAGGACCTGCGGGTACCGGTCGTCGAGGGTGCCCTCGGTCGGTCCGCCGAGCACGTTCACCATGACGGTCCAGTCGCGGTGGCACCCCGTCGATCCGAGCGGCAGGTCGAGGACGGCGCGGAGGTGCTGCTCGAACTGGCTCGTGACGCTGCCGTCCTGCGTCCAGTGCCCGCTGTTGTGCGGACGCATGGCGAGCTCGTTGATGAGCAGGCGGTCGTCGTCGGTCTCGAACAACTCGACGGCGAGGACGCCGGTGACCCCGAGCGCGGTCGCCACGGTGACGGCGATCTCCTCGGCGGTGTCCGCGAGGCGTCCGGCGGATCCCGGCGCCGGAGCGATGACCTCGCTGCACACGCCGCCGAGCTGCACCGTCTCGACCACGCGCCACGGCACCACCTCGCCCGAGGGCCGGCGGGCGACGAGCTGGGCGAGTTCGCGTCGGAAGGACACCAGCTCCTCGACGAGGAGCGCGCCGCCGTTGGCGTCCTCCGACAGCGCCGTGAACCAGTCGTCGACCTCGTTCGGGCCGTGGACGACCCGAACACCCTTGCCGTCGTAGCCGCCGCGCGGGGTCTTCACGACGCCCTTGCCGCCGTGCTCGGCGAGGAAGGCGGCGAGTTCCTCCTGGTCGTGGACCCGCGCCCAGTCCGGGACCGGGAGCCCGAGCTCGGTGAGCCGCTCGCGCATGAGCAGCTTGTCCTGGGCGACGGCGAGCGCGTCCGGCCCGGGGTGCACCTGGACCCCGGCGTCGACGAGGGCGCGGAGGACGTGCTGCGGGACGTGCTCGTGGTCGAAGGTGATCACATCGACCGTCTCGGCGAAGGCGAGGACGGTGTCGGCGTCGCGGTAGTCGCCCACCTGCACCGTCGCCAACCGGGCGGACATGCCCTCCTGCTCGGCGAGCACGCGGATGTCGAGTCCGAGGTTGATCGCCGCAGGCACCATCATCCTGGCCAGCTGACCGCCACCGATCACTCCGACGCGAATGCTCATGGGTTCACTCCAGCTCTCCGGCGACCGGCCGGTGGGTCTCGTAACGGCAGGCGGGACGGGCGGATCCGGAGACGGATCGGTTGAGCCCCGACTCCAACATCGTACCGGCCGGGTCGGACCCGGTCAGGTCAGCGGCGGACGGGCGGCTGGGTCGGCGATTGTCCGGACGACTGGGCGGCCGGATAGGGGGCGGCGATGCTCTGGTTCTCCGCGACGAGCTCGTGGAGGGCGTTCTGGACGAGGACGGCACCCGGAACGTCCCGCAGGACGACCGGCAGCTCACCACCGGAGGTGACGCGCACGTTGCCGCTGCCGAACGCGCTCTGCACCCAGCTCTTGTGCACCGTGATCCCGTACCCACGTGCGTGGTAGAGCTCCTGGCGGGACCGGACGAAGAACCCCCGGCGGACGATGAGTCGCCGGGTGGTGATGACGTAGCGGACGGACAGCCAGGCGACGAACGGCAGCACGCAGGCGAACAGCACGATCACCCCGCCGCCGATGAGCACGGCCCAGTTCTGCCACTCGAGGTCGAACGAACCGAAGACGTACGCTCCGACACCGCTCACCGCGATGAGGAGGAGGGCGGGGAGCAGGAGCCGCCGGGCATGCGGACGCAGGCGTGCGACCACACGTTCGGTCGCCGCCGCGGGAGGGGCCGGCCGGCCCGGCCCCGTCATACCGGGATCAGCCATGTTCCCATTCTTAGCAGTCGTCGGAACCCGCCGCCTGCTCCCACCCCGCCCGTCGGCAATCCCGATCGGCGGGTGTCGGCCTCCGACTAGCATGAAGGCGTGAAACCGGCCGACAGCACCGCACCCACGGGCCGGCCTCCCGGCGTCTTCGCATCGTTCTTCGAGGGGGTCGGCGTCCTCCTCGGCGGCTTCCGACTGTGGGGCACCTCGCCGAAACGGATGCTGCTCGGCATGGTCCCAGCGGCGATCGTGGGCGTCGTCTTCGTCGCGCTGCTCGTCGTCCTCGGCCTCAACGCGGCGGCGATCGTCGACTGGGCGACACCGTTCGCGGACACCTGGGACGAGCCGTACCGCTCGTCCGTCCGGGTCGCCGCCGCGGTCGCGTTGATCGCCGTCGCCGTCGTGGTCATGCTGTACGCCTATGCCGCCGTGACCCTGCTCGTCGGCGACCCGTTCTACGAGCGGATCTGGGCGGACGTCGAACGCTCACTCGGCGACGCTCCAGCGGAGTCCGGCGAGTCGGCCTGGCGCGGGCTCCTGACCGGCATCGGGCGCTCCCTCGGCCTGTTGCTGCTCACCATCCCGACGGCGGCCGTCCTCTTCCTGCTGGGGTTCATCCCGATCATCGGTCAGACGGTGGTCCCGGTGGCGGGTGTCGTCGTGAGCGGCTGGTTCCTCACCCTGGAGCTGACCGGCTACGCCTTCGACGCGAGAGGGTTGTCGGTGCGCGAGCGGCGGCGCGCGCTCGCCAAGCGACGGTCCCGCACCCTGGGGTTCGGGACCGCCGTCGCAGTGCTCTTCCTCGTCCCCGTCCTGTCCGTCCTGGTGATGCCGGCGGCCGTGTCGGGTGCAACGGTGCTCGCCCGTCGAGCGCTCGCCGAGGCGGACGGCCCGCTCAGCGCACGTGCGTGACGTCGCCGGCGGCCACGGCCACCGGGGCGCCACCGTCGCTCGGCCGGACGACGAGCCGCCCATCGGGGTCGATGCGCTCGGCGGTACCGGTCAACGTCCCGCCGCCCGGCAACTCGACGCGGACCGAACTGTCGAGTGTCACGCAGTGTTCCGTGACCGTCGTGCGGAGACCGCTGGCCTCGGCGTCGCCTGACGCCTCGAGGTACGCGTCGTACAGCCGCCCGAACGCGCGGAGGTACCCGGCGAGGACCGTGTCGGGATCCGGGTCGGCGAGCCCCTCGAGCAGGAGCGAGGTGGACCGGTCCGTCGGCAGTTCGCCCGCTCGCTGCCGCAGGTTGATCCCGGTGCCGACGATGGCACCGTCGCCGGTCGGCAGCAGTTCGGAGAGGATACCGGACACCTTCCGACCACCGACGAGGACGTCGTTCGGCCATTTCACCCCGGCGGGCACCCCGAGATCCTGGAGCGACGACGCCAGGGCGGCTCCGGCGAGCAGCGGTAGCCATCCGTAGGCCTCGAGCCCGAGGGGTCGGCCGGACGGCGTGACCGGCCGGAGCAGGATGGACACGGCGAGCGAGGCTCCAGGAGGCGTCGTCCACACCCGACCGAGGCGGCCCCGCCCGTTGCGCTGGTCATCGGTGACGACGACCGAACGGTCCGGCCAGCCGCCGCCGTCCTCGCGGGCCCTGATCGCGAGTTCGTCGTTGGTCGAGCCCGCGTGCTCGAGGATCTCGAGGCGCGGGACGAGGGCGGCGGTGCTGGGCAGATCCATGCCGACCACCCTACTGAGGAGCGCCGTCCGAGCCCCCGACGCACGCACGTCCGCTTGGCCGATGTCGACAACGGATCTCGATGGTGCTTGTACGCGATCGTCAACGGGTTCGCCGGGGGGCCACCGGGTAAGGTGAAAGCGTGACCGACGAAACCGCCTCCGGCCCTGACCTGTACACGACGGCCGGGAAGCTCGCCGACCTCAAGAACCGCTATCACGAAGCCGTGACGGCGAGCGGCGAAGCCGCCATCGAGAAGCAGCACAAGAAGGGCAAGCTCACCGCGCGGGAGCGCATCGAGCAACTGCTCGACCACGGCAGTTTCGTCGAACTCGACGAATTCGTGCGGCACCGCACCACGGCGTTCGGCATGGACCGCTCGCGGCCGTACGGCGACGCCGTCGTCACGGGCACCGGCACCATCCACGGTCGACAGGTCGCCGTGTACTCGCAGGACTTCACCATCTTCGGCGGTTCGCTCGGCGAGGTCGCCGGCGACAAGATCATCAAGATCATGGACCTCGCCCTGAAGACCGGCGTCCCGATCATCGGCATGCTCGACTCGGGCGGCGCCCGCATCCAGGAGGGTGTCGTCGCCCTCGGCAAGTACGGCGAGATCTTCCGCCGCAACACGCAGGCGTCCGGGGTCATCCCGCAGATCTCCATCATCATGGGTCCGGCCGCCGGTGGCGCCGTCTACTCCCCCGCCCTCACCGACTTCGTCATCATGGTCGACAAGACCAGCCAGATGTTCGTGACCGGCCCCGACGTCATCAAGACGGTCACGGGCGAGGACGTCGGCATGGAGGAGCTGGGCGG is a window encoding:
- a CDS encoding sulfite reductase subunit alpha, whose translation is MSETRTPSAVGPRPVLFEALAALGSSTDDPFIPEDAPFSPEQRVWLAGFLAGVRASTVDGAEAAARTPQLALHVLVGTQTGTAEAIAEDLGRAASGYGVATTTTGLDDVEVDRLPSMGHLVVITSTYGEGEMPDNAELFWEALQASTAPRLDGLKFSVLALGDSGYDGFCQAGKLIDTRLEQLGAERVLARVDCDVDYEEPAAAWTTQALSLFGALAPATADGAATPAVPAAAPAKKPGRTRSPWTRKTPFGATLAVNRVLSGAASSKEIRHYEFDLADSGIEYAAGDALGVMPSNDPALVDAIIAELDADPDDAVDGSTLAERLTNGFEIRTPSKDLVAELAERSPGSELAGILALAQAETLDSWLRDRDILDLLRSTSVRFDAATLVDVLRPLQHRAYSISSSPLAADGRVHLTVASVRYAVGDRMHGGVASTHLADRVAEGGTSGIFVSANAAFRVPSDDDAPLIMVGPGTGIAPFRSFLQERRERGATGRNWLFFGDQHRAHDFIYEDELGELLTGGVLDRLDLAFSRDQREKVYVQTRMRENGKELYAWLEEGGHFAVCGDASRMAKDVDQALHDLIAEHGGRSMEAAAEYVHTLKREKRYIRDVY
- a CDS encoding 5-(carboxyamino)imidazole ribonucleotide synthase yields the protein MSIRVGVIGGGQLARMMVPAAINLGLDIRVLAEQEGMSARLATVQVGDYRDADTVLAFAETVDVITFDHEHVPQHVLRALVDAGVQVHPGPDALAVAQDKLLMRERLTELGLPVPDWARVHDQEELAAFLAEHGGKGVVKTPRGGYDGKGVRVVHGPNEVDDWFTALSEDANGGALLVEELVSFRRELAQLVARRPSGEVVPWRVVETVQLGGVCSEVIAPAPGSAGRLADTAEEIAVTVATALGVTGVLAVELFETDDDRLLINELAMRPHNSGHWTQDGSVTSQFEQHLRAVLDLPLGSTGCHRDWTVMVNVLGGPTEGTLDDRYPQVLGAHPVAKVHTYGKDPRPGRKVGHVNVAGDELDDVVYEARAAAALLGAENA
- a CDS encoding PH domain-containing protein; translated protein: MADPGMTGPGRPAPPAAATERVVARLRPHARRLLLPALLLIAVSGVGAYVFGSFDLEWQNWAVLIGGGVIVLFACVLPFVAWLSVRYVITTRRLIVRRGFFVRSRQELYHARGYGITVHKSWVQSAFGSGNVRVTSGGELPVVLRDVPGAVLVQNALHELVAENQSIAAPYPAAQSSGQSPTQPPVRR
- a CDS encoding EI24 domain-containing protein, which translates into the protein MKPADSTAPTGRPPGVFASFFEGVGVLLGGFRLWGTSPKRMLLGMVPAAIVGVVFVALLVVLGLNAAAIVDWATPFADTWDEPYRSSVRVAAAVALIAVAVVVMLYAYAAVTLLVGDPFYERIWADVERSLGDAPAESGESAWRGLLTGIGRSLGLLLLTIPTAAVLFLLGFIPIIGQTVVPVAGVVVSGWFLTLELTGYAFDARGLSVRERRRALAKRRSRTLGFGTAVAVLFLVPVLSVLVMPAAVSGATVLARRALAEADGPLSARA
- a CDS encoding biotin--[acetyl-CoA-carboxylase] ligase, yielding MDLPSTAALVPRLEILEHAGSTNDELAIRAREDGGGWPDRSVVVTDDQRNGRGRLGRVWTTPPGASLAVSILLRPVTPSGRPLGLEAYGWLPLLAGAALASSLQDLGVPAGVKWPNDVLVGGRKVSGILSELLPTGDGAIVGTGINLRQRAGELPTDRSTSLLLEGLADPDPDTVLAGYLRAFGRLYDAYLEASGDAEASGLRTTVTEHCVTLDSSVRVELPGGGTLTGTAERIDPDGRLVVRPSDGGAPVAVAAGDVTHVR